A window of the Bacteroidota bacterium genome harbors these coding sequences:
- a CDS encoding carboxypeptidase-like regulatory domain-containing protein, whose product MPRRATLLWMFLCLWPLGLMAQNLVIRGSVRDVNNEPLPGANVFIEALTLGATADVNGNYR is encoded by the coding sequence ATGCCACGTCGCGCTACGCTGCTGTGGATGTTTCTCTGCTTATGGCCCCTAGGGCTCATGGCGCAGAACTTGGTGATTCGGGGTTCGGTGCGGGATGTGAACAACGAGCCTTTGCCGGGGGCGAACGTTTTCATTGAGGCGCTCACGTTGGGCGCCACGGCCGATGTGAACGGCAATTATCGT
- a CDS encoding deoxyhypusine synthase translates to MPQRTKADYLREPIRHLDMSTFDAVPLIEAMEHMAFQARNLARAAKIYEQMLRDTDCTVILTLAGSLFSAGLKRLVYDMIRYNMVDAIVSTGAIMVDQDFFEALGFRHYKGSPWVDDEELRALHIDRIYDTYIDEDELRECDFTIARIADQLEPRPYSSREFLYEMGRYLEAQGGPKVEDSVVYAAYRYGVPIFVPAFSDCSAGFGLVYHQTQRPEQHVTIDSAADFRELTQLKIAARETGLLMIGGGAPKNFAQDVVVAADILGAEAPMHKYAVQITVADERDGGLSGSTLKEASSWGKVATTYEQMVFAEATLAMPLLVNYAWRKGAWRERPRRRWQEWLASAELTARS, encoded by the coding sequence ATGCCGCAGCGAACCAAGGCCGATTATCTGCGGGAGCCGATTCGACATCTGGACATGAGCACCTTCGATGCGGTGCCTCTAATAGAGGCCATGGAACACATGGCCTTTCAGGCCCGCAACCTGGCCCGAGCCGCCAAGATCTACGAGCAGATGCTCCGGGATACCGACTGCACGGTGATCCTGACCTTGGCCGGATCGCTTTTTAGCGCCGGCCTAAAGCGGCTCGTCTATGACATGATCCGCTACAACATGGTCGACGCGATCGTCTCTACGGGCGCGATCATGGTCGATCAAGACTTCTTTGAGGCTCTGGGCTTTCGGCACTACAAAGGAAGCCCTTGGGTGGACGACGAGGAACTGCGCGCTCTGCACATCGACCGGATCTACGATACATACATCGACGAAGACGAGTTGCGGGAGTGCGATTTTACGATCGCGCGGATCGCCGATCAACTTGAACCCCGGCCGTATTCGTCCCGCGAGTTCCTCTACGAGATGGGCCGATATCTAGAGGCCCAAGGAGGGCCTAAGGTGGAAGACTCCGTCGTGTATGCCGCCTATCGGTACGGGGTGCCCATCTTCGTGCCCGCCTTTTCGGATTGCTCAGCGGGCTTTGGGCTCGTCTACCACCAAACGCAGCGGCCGGAGCAGCATGTGACGATCGATTCGGCGGCGGATTTTCGGGAGCTAACGCAGCTGAAAATCGCGGCACGCGAAACAGGCCTGCTCATGATCGGGGGCGGCGCGCCTAAGAACTTCGCTCAGGACGTTGTCGTGGCGGCCGACATCCTCGGCGCAGAGGCCCCCATGCACAAGTACGCCGTGCAGATCACGGTGGCCGATGAGCGCGACGGCGGGCTATCGGGCTCCACGCTCAAGGAGGCCAGCTCCTGGGGCAAGGTGGCCACAACATATGAGCAGATGGTCTTCGCCGAGGCTACTTTGGCCATGCCGCTTTTGGTGAACTACGCTTGGCGCAAAGGGGCTTGGCGAGAGCGGCCCCGCCGGCGCTGGCAGGAGTGGTTGGCCTCGGCCGAGTTGACGGCCCGCTCGTAA
- a CDS encoding DUF2480 family protein encodes MPRLEPEPQNRVARSGLLVFDLEALFDGAPITGIDLRDFLHMGLLLREREFRQALAAHDWNQYAGHHVHLYCSTAAIVPQWAYPLLCAHLAPYARSICLGSREELLRDYYVRALAQVDWAQYAGRKVVLRGCASPHVPASAYVEATQRLLAVCDKLLYGEPCSAVPLWRRPR; translated from the coding sequence TTGCCGCGCCTAGAGCCCGAACCGCAAAACCGCGTGGCCCGCTCGGGGCTGCTCGTCTTCGACCTGGAGGCGCTCTTCGATGGGGCCCCTATTACGGGCATAGACCTGCGGGACTTCCTGCACATGGGGCTCTTATTACGGGAGCGGGAGTTTCGCCAGGCCCTGGCCGCGCACGACTGGAACCAATATGCGGGCCATCACGTGCACCTGTACTGCTCCACAGCGGCCATCGTGCCGCAGTGGGCCTACCCGCTTTTGTGCGCGCATCTGGCCCCCTACGCGCGCTCGATCTGCCTGGGCTCTCGCGAGGAGCTGCTGCGCGACTACTACGTGCGCGCCCTGGCCCAGGTGGATTGGGCCCAGTACGCCGGGCGCAAGGTCGTGCTCCGGGGCTGCGCCAGCCCCCATGTGCCCGCCTCTGCCTACGTAGAGGCCACCCAACGGCTGCTTGCGGTCTGCGATAAACTCCTCTACGGGGAACCCTGCTCCGCCGTGCCCCTATGGAGACGCCCCCGCTAA
- a CDS encoding iron-sulfur cluster assembly accessory protein, whose translation MITVSERAAAQIRRIREKEGKGPEYGVRVRIIGGGCAGLTYQLEFECAAGPDDQVFEDKGIRLFVDFRSFLYLAGSELDFSDGLEGKGFHFRNPNAARTCACGESFAV comes from the coding sequence ATGATCACCGTTAGCGAGCGCGCCGCAGCCCAGATCCGCAGGATCCGGGAAAAAGAGGGCAAGGGGCCCGAGTACGGCGTTCGGGTCCGTATCATCGGCGGCGGATGCGCTGGGCTGACCTATCAGCTGGAATTCGAGTGCGCAGCGGGCCCCGACGATCAGGTGTTCGAGGACAAGGGGATTCGGCTTTTTGTCGATTTTCGCAGCTTCCTGTACTTGGCCGGATCCGAGCTGGACTTCTCCGACGGGCTAGAGGGCAAGGGCTTTCACTTCCGAAACCCCAACGCAGCCCGCACCTGCGCCTGTGGAGAGTCCTTCGCCGTCTAA
- a CDS encoding class I SAM-dependent methyltransferase, giving the protein MDILNYLPPKRFAEYDDFLTFISIYDDRRREWAYKRLLRRHRDRIRGAVCLEAGCGLGIFSAYLARLGARRVYAVESNPLLYGLARERLRAFPQVRVLRADLRDFEAPEPIDVLVHDLYGQLLYDEDLHVLSQLPIRPRLVLPNGGRLLVGTVRAALIADRTVSLDVLSRLDGLLVSGLFAERGLRPQRQLCRWRFGETLSYIHGNLEGLEGEVVFFAMEVLHDELPICRAGECPNWSYVWTWRRADRFWLRFEPDKRGMRVRFGWEDP; this is encoded by the coding sequence ATGGACATCCTCAATTACCTGCCTCCGAAGCGGTTTGCCGAGTACGACGACTTTCTGACGTTTATCAGCATCTACGACGATCGCCGTCGCGAGTGGGCCTACAAGCGCCTGCTGCGCCGACACAGGGATCGCATCCGAGGGGCCGTCTGCCTGGAGGCCGGCTGCGGGCTGGGGATCTTTAGCGCCTACCTGGCCCGTTTGGGCGCTCGGCGCGTGTACGCGGTCGAGTCCAACCCCTTGCTGTATGGGCTGGCCCGCGAGCGGCTGCGGGCTTTTCCCCAGGTGCGCGTTCTGCGGGCCGACCTGCGGGACTTCGAAGCGCCTGAACCCATCGACGTGCTCGTACACGACCTATACGGACAGCTGCTGTACGACGAGGACCTGCATGTGCTCTCCCAGCTGCCGATTCGGCCTCGGCTGGTTTTGCCCAACGGGGGGCGGCTGCTTGTGGGGACCGTGCGGGCCGCGCTCATAGCCGATCGCACCGTGTCTCTGGACGTGCTCAGTCGGCTCGACGGGCTGCTCGTCTCAGGCCTTTTTGCTGAAAGGGGTCTGCGGCCACAGCGCCAGCTCTGCCGGTGGCGCTTTGGCGAAACCCTCTCCTATATTCATGGCAACCTGGAGGGACTTGAAGGGGAGGTGGTGTTCTTCGCGATGGAAGTCCTGCACGATGAGCTGCCCATCTGCCGTGCCGGAGAGTGCCCGAATTGGTCGTATGTGTGGACTTGGCGCCGCGCCGATCGCTTTTGGCTGCGTTTCGAGCCGGACAAACGCGGCATGCGCGTGCGTTTCGGATGGGAGGACCCTTAA
- a CDS encoding DCC1-like thiol-disulfide oxidoreductase family protein, translating to METPPLKIAEVFYDDGCALCSSFRRWLERRAPGRFRFVPISTLAPAEQAKMSSLIVRFAGHRWTASEAVFRVLGLLPWPWRVFSLGRWIPRPWRDALYRFIARRRYRLGRAAPQCECPL from the coding sequence ATGGAGACGCCCCCGCTAAAGATCGCCGAGGTGTTCTACGACGATGGCTGCGCGTTGTGCTCAAGCTTTCGCCGGTGGCTAGAGCGCCGCGCGCCGGGGCGGTTTCGCTTCGTTCCGATCTCCACTTTGGCCCCCGCAGAACAGGCTAAGATGTCTAGCCTTATCGTGCGCTTTGCGGGCCATCGATGGACGGCCTCTGAGGCGGTCTTCCGGGTTCTGGGGCTTTTGCCCTGGCCGTGGCGCGTCTTCTCCCTAGGTCGCTGGATCCCCCGACCTTGGCGCGATGCCCTCTATCGGTTCATCGCCCGTCGTCGATACCGGCTGGGTCGTGCCGCACCGCAGTGCGAATGCCCCCTGTAG
- a CDS encoding cysteine desulfurase: MANADCLVYLDYNATTPVDSRVWEAMRPYFCEHFGNPASRLHRLGRVAAEAIERARAQVAELINADPAEICFTAGATEAVNWAIKGLAWAHPERRHCVTIATEHKAVLEACRWLERQGWSLTVLGVDRQGHVDLQALEAALRPETLFVAVMWANNETGLIYPIADVVRIAHARGLYVLTDATQAVGKIPVDVRRTGVDLLAASGHKFYAPKGAGFLYVRRGIRIEPLLHGGGHEGGLRSGTPNTPAIVGLGYAAQIARLQMEAEAMRLCALRDQLEEALLALGAQRNGAREPRLAHVLNVRFPGIRNDQLARALPELAFSTGSACSSGLSLPSHVLRAMGLSGKEATESIRISLGRFTTPEEIAFAQARFAAVVPELAAAASV, from the coding sequence ATGGCCAACGCGGACTGTCTTGTGTACCTGGACTACAACGCCACCACGCCCGTCGACAGCCGCGTCTGGGAGGCCATGCGGCCCTACTTCTGCGAGCATTTCGGCAACCCCGCAAGCCGGCTGCACCGCCTCGGTCGTGTAGCCGCCGAGGCGATAGAGCGGGCGCGCGCCCAGGTGGCGGAGCTCATCAACGCCGATCCCGCGGAGATCTGCTTTACGGCCGGGGCCACAGAAGCCGTAAACTGGGCCATTAAGGGATTGGCCTGGGCGCATCCGGAGCGCCGGCACTGCGTTACGATCGCCACCGAGCACAAGGCCGTGCTAGAGGCCTGCCGCTGGCTGGAACGCCAAGGCTGGTCCCTGACCGTGCTGGGGGTGGATCGGCAGGGGCATGTCGATCTGCAAGCCCTGGAGGCCGCCCTGCGGCCTGAGACCTTGTTCGTGGCTGTCATGTGGGCCAACAACGAAACGGGGCTTATCTACCCGATCGCGGACGTGGTCCGGATCGCCCACGCGCGCGGCTTGTACGTGCTTACGGACGCCACGCAAGCCGTGGGCAAAATCCCCGTCGACGTTCGGCGCACGGGCGTGGACTTGCTGGCCGCCTCGGGGCACAAGTTCTACGCCCCCAAGGGGGCGGGCTTTCTGTACGTTCGGCGCGGGATCCGCATTGAACCGCTCTTGCACGGCGGCGGGCATGAAGGCGGGCTGCGAAGCGGCACGCCCAACACCCCGGCCATCGTCGGATTAGGCTATGCGGCCCAGATCGCCCGCCTGCAGATGGAGGCCGAAGCGATGCGACTGTGCGCGCTACGCGACCAGCTAGAGGAGGCCCTGCTGGCGCTGGGGGCGCAGCGCAACGGGGCGCGCGAGCCCCGGCTTGCGCACGTGCTCAACGTCCGTTTTCCGGGGATACGCAACGATCAACTGGCTCGAGCTCTTCCCGAACTGGCCTTCTCCACGGGTTCGGCCTGTTCATCGGGCCTTTCCTTGCCCAGTCACGTGCTGCGCGCGATGGGGCTTTCGGGAAAAGAGGCCACCGAGTCCATACGGATCAGCTTGGGCCGTTTTACGACGCCGGAGGAGATCGCCTTCGCCCAGGCCCGCTTTGCGGCCGTGGTGCCGGAACTTGCTGCGGCGGCTTCGGTGTAA
- a CDS encoding HD domain-containing protein, with the protein MPTVQGSAMSRYKLSADPVHGFISIPRGRVLEYVDHPYTQRLRRIRQLGLGFLVFPGAEHSRFQHALGAMALMQEALQTLQEKGTEISPPEHEAALLAALLHDLGHGPFSHVLEAVLLPGFSHERLTRALLERLALRDPELRLTIAIFTGAYSRRFLHQLVSSQLDMDRLDYLRRDSFYTGVAEGVIGVERIIKTMRVEAEELVIEQKGVYALENYIIARRLMYWQVYLHKTVLAADKLLLALLERARRLASEHGSALEGLSPALRFFLERPPQELSEEVLEAFVQLDDADVLGAVKRWALGREPVLRDLARRLLERRLFRTIFLDHPPTEAELARWREAVRRWLRTKGLPDDSDTVSAYLQLDNSRNSAYQLGHEGIWVWYPDGRRVEFSRATDTPAIEVLAHPVVKHYVCLPKEVASDVGLL; encoded by the coding sequence ATGCCGACAGTTCAGGGATCCGCTATGAGCCGCTACAAGCTATCGGCTGACCCCGTGCACGGGTTCATCAGCATTCCCCGGGGCCGGGTGCTAGAATACGTCGATCATCCGTACACGCAGCGCTTAAGGCGCATCCGCCAGCTGGGCCTGGGCTTTCTGGTCTTCCCAGGAGCCGAACACAGCCGGTTTCAGCACGCCCTGGGCGCGATGGCGCTCATGCAAGAGGCCCTGCAGACGTTGCAGGAGAAGGGAACCGAGATTAGCCCCCCGGAGCATGAGGCGGCGCTTCTGGCGGCGCTGCTACATGATCTAGGCCATGGGCCGTTTTCGCATGTGCTGGAGGCCGTGCTGCTGCCGGGGTTTTCGCATGAACGGCTCACCCGGGCTCTTTTGGAACGCCTGGCTCTTCGGGATCCAGAGCTCAGGCTCACGATCGCCATCTTCACGGGCGCCTACTCGCGGCGCTTCCTGCACCAGCTCGTCTCCAGCCAGCTGGACATGGACCGGTTGGACTACTTGCGCCGGGACTCCTTCTACACCGGCGTGGCCGAGGGGGTGATCGGCGTAGAACGGATCATCAAGACGATGCGGGTGGAGGCCGAGGAGCTCGTCATCGAGCAAAAGGGCGTATACGCGCTTGAGAACTACATCATCGCCCGGCGTCTTATGTACTGGCAGGTGTACCTGCACAAGACCGTGCTGGCCGCCGACAAGCTGCTTTTGGCCCTCCTGGAGCGGGCCCGCAGGCTGGCCTCGGAGCACGGGTCCGCGCTGGAGGGGCTTTCGCCGGCGCTACGCTTCTTCCTGGAGCGACCCCCGCAAGAGCTATCCGAGGAAGTCCTGGAGGCCTTCGTGCAACTGGACGATGCGGACGTGCTGGGGGCCGTTAAACGCTGGGCATTGGGACGGGAGCCCGTACTGCGGGATCTGGCCCGGAGGCTTTTGGAACGCCGCCTATTTCGAACGATCTTCTTGGATCACCCGCCCACGGAGGCGGAACTAGCCCGCTGGCGCGAGGCCGTTCGAAGGTGGCTCAGAACGAAAGGGCTACCCGATGACTCCGACACGGTGTCGGCTTACTTGCAGTTGGACAACTCCCGGAACAGCGCCTATCAGCTCGGACACGAGGGTATATGGGTCTGGTATCCCGACGGCCGACGGGTGGAATTTTCCCGTGCCACGGACACGCCCGCGATCGAGGTTCTAGCCCATCCCGTAGTCAAGCACTACGTTTGCCTGCCCAAGGAGGTGGCCAGCGATGTGGGCCTGCTGTGA